Genomic window (Paenibacillus sp. 37):
GAAGATGATGATTCATGTGAATTGCCGGGGGTACGCGGTGGCCCAATTCATGCAGCCCGAACCTGCCAAATACTCATACGCGCCCAACCTGGAAGCGAAGACATTTATGCAACCGGAGCAGCCATACTATGCCCACCATCCGGGACGGTTTGTCTACATTAAAGATGAAGTCAGTGGCGAAATCTTCTCAGCCCCGTATGAACCGGTTCGCAAGCAGGCGGATAGTTATACGTTCGCTGTAGGCAAACATGATATTCACTGGAAAGTGATTCAGGACGACATATGTGTCGAGATGTCCCTGCGCCTGCCGAAGGAAGATGTTATGGAGCTGTGGCGTGTGAAGGTAACCAATCTGTCTTCGAGAAAACGCAAGCTGAGTATCTACCCGTATTATACAGTCGGTTATATGTCATGGATGAACCAGTCCGGTTCCTATGTGGAAGAGTTACAGGGCATTGTCTGCTCGGCGGTTACGCCGTATCAGAAATATCAGGACTATAGCAAAATCAAAAACTATAGTGACAAAACCTATCTGCTTGCAGATCATCAACCGATCGCATGGGAAGTGAATCAAGAGAGCTTTGAAGGCGAAGGCGGACTTCATCAACCTTCTGGACTTCAGTCGGAGACACTCGCTGGTGGAGATGCGCGATATGAGACACCTGTGACCGTATTGCAATACAGAGTAGATCTGGAAGCTGGTGCTGAGCAGGCCTACCGATTTATCTTTGGCCCGGCTCATGATGAGGCAGAGATTGAGGGAATCCGTCAGCATTATTTTGTGAAGCAGAATGAGGAAGGACAGGATGGTTTTACGGCTGCCGAGCAGGAGTATGCGAATTATATTGCGGAAGGGCAAGGGAACATCCAGATTGAGACATCGGATGGCTGGCTGGATAATGTCGTGAATCACTGGCTGCCTCGTCAGATGTATTATCACGGGAAAACAAACCGTCTATCGACCGATCCCCAGACCCGGAATTATCTGCAGGATAATATGGGGATGAGTTACATTCAACCGCAGGTTGCGCGGGCTGCGTTCCTGACTGCATTGTCACAACAGCATATTAGCGGCGCCATGCCGGACGGCATTATTTTGCACCCGGATGCAGAATTGAAATATATTAACCAGATTCCTCATACCGATCACTGTATCTGGCTTCCGGTCTGTATGAAGACTTATCTGGATGAAACCAATGACTATAGCATTCTGGAGGAACAGGTTGCTTTTACAGACAGTGAACAGAAGCTTTCCGTACTGGAACATATGAATCTCGCGATGCGTTGGTTGATCCATGAGAGGGATGCGCGTGGGTTGAACTATATCAATCAGGGTGACTGGTGTGATCCGATGAACATGGTGGGATACAAAGGCAAAGGCGTATCCGGCTGGCTGACCATTGCGACGGCATATGCTTTTAATGTTTGGGCAGATCTTGCTGAACAGGCAGGGTATGCCGAGGTCGCAGCGGAATTCCGTCAGGAAGCGAATCAGACGAATGCGGTAGCGAATGAGTACCTGTGGGATGGGGACTGGTATGCCCGCGGAATTACGGATGATAACGTAGTGTTTGGTGTAAGCAAAGACGTGGAAGGACGCATCTATATCAATCCTCAGAGCTGGGCACTTATGAGCGGTGCTGCGGATCAGGAGAAACAGGAGAAGTTAATCCGTGCGGTAGAAGAGCAATTAGAGACGCCATATGGTGTCGAGAAGCTCGCGCCGTCTTTCACAGCGATGCGGGAAGATGTAGGCCGTGTCACGCAGAAACATCCGGGAAGTGCAGAGAATGGAGCCGTGTACAACCATGCGGCGGCTTTTTATATCTATGCGTTGTATCTGGTGGGCGAGAAGGAGAAGGCGTATCGTTTGCTGCGTAAAATGATTCCTGGCCCCGATGCCGAGGATATCCTCCAGCGGGGTCAACTGCCTGTATTTATCCCGAATTATTATCGCGGAGCCTATCGTCAATTCCCACGTACAGCTGGGCGCTCCAGTCATCTGTTCAACACCGGCACGGTACCTTGGGTGTATCGCTGCCTGATCGACGGATTGTTTGGCTTGCAGGGTCACGCGCAAGGGCTTCAGGTTCGCCCGCAGTTGCCAGAAGATTGGAACGAGGCATCGGTCACGCGTTTGTTCCGCGGAGCTGAGCTGCATGTAAACATGAAGAAGGATGCAACTGTCCAGGCGATTGAAGTGCATGTTGACGGTGAACGGATCGAAGGTGACATCATCAAGAATATCCAAGCTGGCGTGAATTATGAGGTGCTGGTGAAGCTGCCTTTGTAGAAAGAGTACGGAGTAGGTGATAAACGGTGTGAAGAGTTTTGGACAATCACTAAGAAAAATTAAAAACTGCCTTTCCTTTATAGAAGGAGGGCAGTTTTTGCTTTCAAGATGTTGTTTTGAATTAATCTGTTTGTCAGACTGAATATGATAAAAGAATTCACAAGCAAAGCTTGATTAGCAAACACTCTATTCTTTGACTCTGTACCAGTAGCTATATATTTCCGAATAACCAAGCTTGGCGTAGAGCTTTAACGCAGGTGCATTATTCGCAACAACTTGCAGATAACTGGAGGTAGCGCCTTGTTTTTTTGCCCAATGCAATAGATGCAAGATCATCTGTTCAGCAAGTCCCTGATTCCGGAAATTAGCGTCTGTAATGATATCATACAATCCAATATAGCCACGTTCGATGACACCAAACCCGCAAGCGACGACCTGCCCGTCAATCAACAGCGAGATGAAACCTACCTTTGTTCGGATATTGTCCAACATTAATTCCGTCGTTTTCCGTTGCAGATCATTCACCTTGTTCAGTCGGCAAAAGTGATCCAGCCACGCTGTGGTCAACTGTTCGTCGATCTGTACAGCTTGGTGTACAGGTTCTTTTATATCATCTAGACTCCGAGTCTGGATATGGGTCAGATCGACAACGCCATACCCTTTTTCTTGCAAAAGCTGGTCGAGATGATCCGGCTGAATAAACGGTGTGATTTTGAATATGGTATTTAACTGATTGGAGGCATAGATGCGCTCACATTCATCAATCTTTTCATGCACATCCAGAGTGGAGTAATGGATAGGTTGAACGGAGTTTGCACGCTTGGTATATCCTTTGGCAAAACGGAGTACCCAACCGTCATATAATAAGGTGGACAAGGGTTGCCAGTGATTAAGGGATAGTTCTTCAATGGTTTTGTATTCTGAATCTATGGTATGCGTCATATCCAACCTCCGATTTTATAATTAAATAATAATACATAATAATGTATAAAAATACAATACGAACATATATATCGTCGAACAGTATGCATTATAGCCGGAGATGGTATACAATTTGATTGAATGAATAATTTCAGAAGCGGAGCGCGTTATGTTAACGATAGAATTAAATAATCACAGCATTAACTGTCATATCCAATACGGCAAACGCAAGAAAGTGTCCATCACGATGGACTTGCCTTATATGGTAACCATCAAAGCACCCAATGGTACCAGTGAAGACATGATCCGGCAACTTGTGGAGCAGCATGGAGATGTAATTTTGAAGAAATCCGCTCTGATGCAGCGGGCGCTCGATGGTCCTCAAGCCAAGGAATACGAAGACGAAGGCAAAGGGAAGTTTTTGCTTTTTGGCAAGGAACACGCATTACATGAATTAATTCCTGTAGAGGGGCTTACAGAAGAAGAGCTGCGAGCGAATCTGAAGAAGTTTTATTTTGCCGAGTGTAAACGCATGATTGGGGAGCGCATTGGTCGTTATCAGCAGGAGTTGAAGGTGAAGCCGAAGTCAGTAGAGATCGTAGATTCACCCACCAAGTGGGGCAGTTGCAGCTGGGACAAAAAACTTACGTTCAATTATCGCCTGGCGATGGCACCATTGGAAGTGATCGATTATGTCATTATTCATGAACTTTGCCATATTCACCACATGAATCATGATCGCTCCTTCTGGCGGCGGATTGGCAGTATCATGCCGGATTACAAAACAAAAGAAGATTATCTGATGCGAAATGGTCGGGCCATGACACTATAATAACAAGCTTAAGCCTTCACTTGGACGCGCCATACCCTTCTATTATAATTCGTATAATCCGCGAAGGTCCCACTGTTTGCAGTGAGCGGCTTCGCGGATTTTTGTTGTGTCTGGATATTAGGAATAAGATAATTGAACGCCGTATTGTTTGAAAAAATGAGTAACCGCATCCATGTCCATTCGGTCATCGAACAGATGCTCAGGATAATAGATGCCTGGAGCCATAGGCTTGTCCGTTGGCATCATCAGTATCTTCTCGGCTTGCACCGCAGCGCCGAGTGCAGTCATATGAGTTTGACCGAGTGGGTCAGAGACTGTCATCGTTCGTTTAACGTCGTTTCCTTTTGCATCCAGCCCTTTCAATTGAATGACCAGGTGATGTGCACTCCCGGTTCCCGGATTATAGAGCAATTTCCGCCGGAATGGCTGGAAACGTTCACCACTGATCATCTTCCACACTCCGGTTTTGACCAATCCGGCGAGTGCATAGGTAGATACTTTACTATCGAATGAAATACGGAAACTGGCGGAATCGATATGGCTGGTATGAGGCAAAGTAACGTGATCAGGTGTATCCAATCTGTAACATGGGGTCGTGTACCCGTTCGGAAAATGTACTTTAACCGGATCTGTCATGGGATAGACAAGCCGGTTCATGTTGGATTCGGTCACCTGAAAGGGAATACTCATCCGATCCATAAAAGCTGCTGAGTCAGGCCCGGCCTTATCCCGCAGCGACCACAGGGCATGAATGTTTACTTCGACATGTTGCAGCGAGTTAGAAAGTATCATGGCAAATAGAGAAGCCGTTCCTGCCATCCACCCGGAAGACAACACTACCGGGGCATGAAGTTCCTCCTGTTCTACTGTGCGGATCGCTTGATTGAACACCTCAGTCCAACGTGTTACGTCAATGAGTGGAATTTTTCTTCGCACTGCCGATACCAGTAGCCGATCATCCAGATCGTTCACTGCATTAATGATTAACGATATATTCTCTCCTGCGTGAATCAGTGGATCGTCTGCATTGGTATCAACAACAACGGTTTGGACACGATTGGATGGAAAAGGTGCTGCTTTACCCGCAGAACGACCTCCCAATACCAATTCCAGATCAGGATGCCTGTCATGCAAAATGCGGGCAAGCTGTGCACCTACAGCACCATAACCTCCAGCGATAAGAACTCTTTTTCTATTCATTCGATATACCTCCGTTGATATGTTTATGTACTTATATGTTTAAACTGTTAAACGCAATAGAGTGAAGAAAAGGAATGCAGTACACCAGCGCGGTATGCGCTAGCTCTGACATTCCACTTCCACGAGATGAACGAGCTGTTTGAGTATTGCGATCGCATCGTTGAACTCCAGTTTGTAATACATCTCCGTACCTTTTTTCTGAACCGATAACAGCCCGGATTGACGCAATATTTTCAAGTGATGAGAGACCGTAGGGCGTGACATGGGAATATGCTCTGCAATCTGGGATACGTTCATGCTCTCTTGATCAATGAGCAGCGATATGATTCGCTGGCGAACGGGGTCTCCCAAACCTTGAAGATAAGGACTTAGATTCTCGAAAATATCAATAACTTTTTGGTTACCCATCGATTCGTTCATGGCTCACTCCGTTATAATGTTTAATTGTTTAAACGTATTATAATGCTTAGTTCACTTAAAAATCAAATTTAACATTCCAAGTTGCAGGAAAATAGCTGTTCCGCTTGTCCATTTGAAGTACAATAAAAGCAAATATGCCCGTACCACGAATCCATTGATGTATCCGTGGTGGAAGGAGTCCAAGATGGCTGAGAGTAACCATTATTCGGTGCTGGTAGATGAATATATCTCGGAGTTTACACCTGATGTACAGGTGAGATTACAAGCGTTAAGACAGATTATTCGCGAGTCGGCTCCGAACGCCGAAGAGAAGATCAGTTACAAGATGCCCACGTATGCACAGCATGGGAATCTGGTTCATTTTGCCGCATACCAGCATCATATTGGGTTTTACCCTGCTCCGAGTGGGATTCTGGCATTCAAGGAGGAACTCTCTAAATACAAAGGGGCCAAGGGATCTGTCCAGTTTCCGCTGGACCAGCCATTGCCGGAGGATCTGATCCGCCGGATTGTGGAGTATCGGGTGAAAGAAAATGTGGAGATCGCGCTGGAAAAGAAACGCAAAAAGTAGGAAATGATGGATGGAAATCTGTTAGTCTACTGAAGGGGAATTGCAGATGAACAAAGCACTAATCGTGTTGGATGTGCAGTATGGGATCACATCAATGAAGGATTTCACTGCTCAATTGGGCAAGATAGAAGCGGTTATCGCTGATTTTGAACAGCAACATGAGCCAATCATATACATGAAACATGTAGATTACGATCAGGAGGGTTCTTCACTGTTCTATAAAGATCCTGTAAACCTGGAAATTATAATGAGTACCGGACAGCATCCTGTTATGGAGAAAAGCAAACCAAGTGCCTTCAGCAATCCGGAGCTGAAAATTTGGCTGCATGATCATCAGGTAGAACATGTATTTATTGTTGGATTCAACATGGAATATTGTTGTCTGTTTACGGCAATTACTGCAGAACACGAAGGGTTTAAGGTAACCTTAATTGAGGACGCAACAGGTTCGGTGAACACAGCGGAGACGTATGAAATGCCGGGTCTGGATATTCAGGATTTTGTCGGTTCGATTCTGAATTGGTCGAATTGTATTGAAGTTTTATATGTGGATGAGTATAAAGAAATGTATCGTATCTAGCGTGGTTTACATGTGACGCCGGAGATTTGAGTATGGTATAATAAGAGCAGATTAGACGTAAAATGCACAGAGAGCCGTGCTGGTAACACGACTCCTCCGAGCAATAGCCGCTTTTAAGGGCGGTGGGCTTCGGTAACATAAGGGCACGATGAAATAGACCGCATTCCTTTGCTACGGGGGCGGTCTATTTGTGTGTATTGGATAGAATAAGGCATCCTTTGTCAACATCACAGTGTGCATTTTAGTTTGGAGGAGAATTCGTATGATCAAGGTTCATTTATCTCGTATTATGGGTGAGAAAAGAATTAATATTGCTGATTTATCCCGACTAACCGGATTACATAGAAATGGGATTGCCAAATTATATAATGAAGAAACCGATGGTGTGAAGTTTGATACGCTGAATCGAATATGTGAGGCTTTGGATTGTGACATCCAGGATATCATTGAGTTTATCAAGGACGAGAAGTGATCTTCAACAATTAGCTAATACCCTACCCTATACTTTCAAAAGAATGGACATATAGACCGTTACCTTAATCAAAGGGACGGTCTTTTCTGTCTGCATACACATGCCGATCAGTACCGATTGCAAGCGTTACTTCCTTTCAGCGATTTTTCAGCCAGAGCGATTATAATACTCACGGAATCCTGTAATGGAAAAGGAGTTTTCGCATGGCTAAGATGTTGCATAAGTCGTTTTATCTTATTTTGCTCATGTTTGTTGCTGTGTTTATTGCTTCGTCCTTGGTGGTTCGGGCCCAGTACAACTACGCCTTGTATGGGGACAATCCCATTTTGGGCATGCAGCAGTGGAGTATTTTTCTCCCGGTCATTCTTTTGCTTTTTGGTTCAGGTGTCGGGTTATATGCGCTGTGTCTGAAACTGAACAAATACAGTCCGAAGGTTGTTATTCCGATCGTGCTGTTATGTTCTCTGGCCATTCAGATCATCATCATTTTTGTATTTCCGAGAGTGCCCACCGATGATTCACAGACGGTTCTTTCACTCGCCATGAACATGCTGTATGACCAGGATTACTCCTCGTTTGAAACGGGTGGATATTTGCATATGTTCCCGTTTAACTACTCGATCGTGCTGTACCTTAAGACGTTGCTGTACCTGTTCCCGGACAACTATCTGGTCATCAAACTATTTAATATTTTGTTTTCAACATTAACAACTTTCATGATTTATCTTATTTATAAACAAGTGAATGACAGATCCACGGAACGTGATTACGGTGTGTTGATCTTTGCAGCAACGTACCTGCCTGCCTTGTTCCTGAACAACCTGATCTATAACGATGTGATTGCCACAGCATTTCTGACATCTTGTCTTTACTTTATCATTCGTTTTGTGCGTGAAAAGTCTTGGAAAACAATCATCCTTGCCGCCATTTTTCTCGCGATGGGCAATTACTTTCGAAGCATCGGCGTTATCGTGTTAATCGCAGCTATCATATATATCTTGCTGAATATGCGAAGCATCGGAGTGAAGAAAGTCATCATTTCCATCGGTGTGCTGGGTATGCTGTTTAATGTACCAACCTGGACTCAGAATGCGGTTCTTCAATCCTCCGGTGCTGTGAGTGGACCTGTTGGAGAGAATGCTGCACCAGTCTATATGTGGCTGAATATGGGGATTAATCTGGAGCGCTTTGGTTTCTGGGACAACATGGAGAGTTATCAGATCTATCAGAGGCAGGCCAACTACAATAAGGCCGAGAGCGCAGCATTGTTCAAACAGGAGATTGGCAGCAAGCTGTCCGAAGCAAGTGCGAGTGACTTGGTGCAGATGTATTACAAAAAGATCATATGGACCTGGACCGAAGGGACATACCAGATGGACCGATACGGAATCGGCAATGAAAGTTCCATCGGTGCCGGAAGAGGAAGGGGAGGCGGAATCGCAGGGTCCTATAGTTATAC
Coding sequences:
- a CDS encoding glycosyltransferase family 39 protein: MAKMLHKSFYLILLMFVAVFIASSLVVRAQYNYALYGDNPILGMQQWSIFLPVILLLFGSGVGLYALCLKLNKYSPKVVIPIVLLCSLAIQIIIIFVFPRVPTDDSQTVLSLAMNMLYDQDYSSFETGGYLHMFPFNYSIVLYLKTLLYLFPDNYLVIKLFNILFSTLTTFMIYLIYKQVNDRSTERDYGVLIFAATYLPALFLNNLIYNDVIATAFLTSCLYFIIRFVREKSWKTIILAAIFLAMGNYFRSIGVIVLIAAIIYILLNMRSIGVKKVIISIGVLGMLFNVPTWTQNAVLQSSGAVSGPVGENAAPVYMWLNMGINLERFGFWDNMESYQIYQRQANYNKAESAALFKQEIGSKLSEASASDLVQMYYKKIIWTWTEGTYQMDRYGIGNESSIGAGRGRGGGIAGSYSYTNAVTELLQGDSAYRTGLLWIVYVMNFLMYCFILIRLVGGIRRKRYDEVSLILVILGFIGFYILWEIKSRYIYPVYPLLVVLSYMGFKDTYDFIFHRKGTLSNIP
- a CDS encoding ArsR/SmtB family transcription factor, with amino-acid sequence MNESMGNQKVIDIFENLSPYLQGLGDPVRQRIISLLIDQESMNVSQIAEHIPMSRPTVSHHLKILRQSGLLSVQKKGTEMYYKLEFNDAIAILKQLVHLVEVECQS
- a CDS encoding helix-turn-helix domain-containing protein — translated: MIKVHLSRIMGEKRINIADLSRLTGLHRNGIAKLYNEETDGVKFDTLNRICEALDCDIQDIIEFIKDEK
- a CDS encoding M48 family metallopeptidase, yielding MLTIELNNHSINCHIQYGKRKKVSITMDLPYMVTIKAPNGTSEDMIRQLVEQHGDVILKKSALMQRALDGPQAKEYEDEGKGKFLLFGKEHALHELIPVEGLTEEELRANLKKFYFAECKRMIGERIGRYQQELKVKPKSVEIVDSPTKWGSCSWDKKLTFNYRLAMAPLEVIDYVIIHELCHIHHMNHDRSFWRRIGSIMPDYKTKEDYLMRNGRAMTL
- a CDS encoding iron chaperone, which encodes MAESNHYSVLVDEYISEFTPDVQVRLQALRQIIRESAPNAEEKISYKMPTYAQHGNLVHFAAYQHHIGFYPAPSGILAFKEELSKYKGAKGSVQFPLDQPLPEDLIRRIVEYRVKENVEIALEKKRKK
- a CDS encoding GH36-type glycosyl hydrolase domain-containing protein — protein: MIKATEDNQYVELTSPTSLPKASGFLWNEKMMIHVNCRGYAVAQFMQPEPAKYSYAPNLEAKTFMQPEQPYYAHHPGRFVYIKDEVSGEIFSAPYEPVRKQADSYTFAVGKHDIHWKVIQDDICVEMSLRLPKEDVMELWRVKVTNLSSRKRKLSIYPYYTVGYMSWMNQSGSYVEELQGIVCSAVTPYQKYQDYSKIKNYSDKTYLLADHQPIAWEVNQESFEGEGGLHQPSGLQSETLAGGDARYETPVTVLQYRVDLEAGAEQAYRFIFGPAHDEAEIEGIRQHYFVKQNEEGQDGFTAAEQEYANYIAEGQGNIQIETSDGWLDNVVNHWLPRQMYYHGKTNRLSTDPQTRNYLQDNMGMSYIQPQVARAAFLTALSQQHISGAMPDGIILHPDAELKYINQIPHTDHCIWLPVCMKTYLDETNDYSILEEQVAFTDSEQKLSVLEHMNLAMRWLIHERDARGLNYINQGDWCDPMNMVGYKGKGVSGWLTIATAYAFNVWADLAEQAGYAEVAAEFRQEANQTNAVANEYLWDGDWYARGITDDNVVFGVSKDVEGRIYINPQSWALMSGAADQEKQEKLIRAVEEQLETPYGVEKLAPSFTAMREDVGRVTQKHPGSAENGAVYNHAAAFYIYALYLVGEKEKAYRLLRKMIPGPDAEDILQRGQLPVFIPNYYRGAYRQFPRTAGRSSHLFNTGTVPWVYRCLIDGLFGLQGHAQGLQVRPQLPEDWNEASVTRLFRGAELHVNMKKDATVQAIEVHVDGERIEGDIIKNIQAGVNYEVLVKLPL
- a CDS encoding cysteine hydrolase family protein; this translates as MNKALIVLDVQYGITSMKDFTAQLGKIEAVIADFEQQHEPIIYMKHVDYDQEGSSLFYKDPVNLEIIMSTGQHPVMEKSKPSAFSNPELKIWLHDHQVEHVFIVGFNMEYCCLFTAITAEHEGFKVTLIEDATGSVNTAETYEMPGLDIQDFVGSILNWSNCIEVLYVDEYKEMYRI
- a CDS encoding saccharopine dehydrogenase, with translation MNRKRVLIAGGYGAVGAQLARILHDRHPDLELVLGGRSAGKAAPFPSNRVQTVVVDTNADDPLIHAGENISLIINAVNDLDDRLLVSAVRRKIPLIDVTRWTEVFNQAIRTVEQEELHAPVVLSSGWMAGTASLFAMILSNSLQHVEVNIHALWSLRDKAGPDSAAFMDRMSIPFQVTESNMNRLVYPMTDPVKVHFPNGYTTPCYRLDTPDHVTLPHTSHIDSASFRISFDSKVSTYALAGLVKTGVWKMISGERFQPFRRKLLYNPGTGSAHHLVIQLKGLDAKGNDVKRTMTVSDPLGQTHMTALGAAVQAEKILMMPTDKPMAPGIYYPEHLFDDRMDMDAVTHFFKQYGVQLSYS
- a CDS encoding GNAT family N-acetyltransferase, coding for MTHTIDSEYKTIEELSLNHWQPLSTLLYDGWVLRFAKGYTKRANSVQPIHYSTLDVHEKIDECERIYASNQLNTIFKITPFIQPDHLDQLLQEKGYGVVDLTHIQTRSLDDIKEPVHQAVQIDEQLTTAWLDHFCRLNKVNDLQRKTTELMLDNIRTKVGFISLLIDGQVVACGFGVIERGYIGLYDIITDANFRNQGLAEQMILHLLHWAKKQGATSSYLQVVANNAPALKLYAKLGYSEIYSYWYRVKE